From a region of the Hypanus sabinus isolate sHypSab1 chromosome 2, sHypSab1.hap1, whole genome shotgun sequence genome:
- the bag5 gene encoding BAG family molecular chaperone regulator 5, translating to MDMGQQHPSLIKVQEIQKEVQEAKRLVSSFSGTQADKEYKHLESLLTKLLFELDAVDTDSKSEIQYGRKNAIKTVEELLKELEQAATHPSRLRVENVFSDAQRLVTSELSSAGGLITEEFADQIQEIIFQLTQVKTGGKIGLRKARYRALTRICAVQDIIENCIGRQALSLPLSTNTHPSVSKINSVLFEVSKARCDVIGLLLSLNAMENCAHLSRVLTGLLMQLDAIDVAGYLEVRNYRKRVVHEINCLLGHLEMESEGESSGSYDLTQNQSIKRIEEIRLKTTQLKHQLLQQENASDLHFKPHTELQSLLTELDQIDIDKNPCIREARRRSVVDVQAVIAYLDLKEFLEKGDNMTEQLRDEHPSLKAIWEVLSHLSEFQRQALSFDGARTDKNYVRLEEMLTKQLLALDAVETQGNDSAKVARKQAVKFAQNILNYLDMKTDEWEY from the coding sequence ATGGACATGGGTCAACAACATCCATCTTTGATTAAGGTTCAAGAAATTCAGAAGGAAGTACAAGAAGCTAAACGACTTGTATCATCATTCAGTGGTACACAGGCTGATAAAGAATATAAGCACTTGGAGAGCTTGTTGACCAAGTTGCTATTTGAGTTAGATGCAGTAGATACAGACAGCAAGTCAGAAATTCAGTATGGTCGCAAAAATGCCATAAAAACTGTGGAGGAGCTATTGAAAGAGCTGGAGCAAGCTGCAACTCACCCATCACGGCTAAGAGTGGAAAATGTCTTTAGTGATGCACAGCGGCTGGTTACCAGTGAATTATCTTCTGCTGGGGGATTGATAACTGAAGAGTTTGCTGATCAGATCCAAGAAATAATTTTTCAGCTAACGcaggtaaaaacaggagggaaaATTGGTTTGAGGAAAGCCAGATATCGAGCACTAACAAGAATTTGTGCTGTTCAGGATATCATTGAAAACTGCATTGGTCGGCAAGCATTAAGTTTACCTCTATCCACAAATACACATCCTTCTGTTTCTAAGATCAATTCTGTTTTATTTGAAGTTAGCAAAGCAAGGTGTGATGTAATTGGCCTGTTACTGAGCCTAAATGCCATGGAAAATTGTGCACACCTATCCCGAGTCCTCACTGGTTTGTTAATGCAATTGGATGCAATAGATGTGGCTGGATACTTGGAAGTAAGGAACTATAGGAAACGTGTGGTGCATGAGATCAATTGCTTACTGGGACATTTGGAGATGGAATCCGAGGGAGAGTCTTCAGGAAGTTATGACTTAACTCAGAATCAGTCTATCAAACGTATAGAAGAAATACGTCTGAAGACAACACaattgaaacatcagctgttgcAACAGGAAAATGCCTCTGATTTGCATTTCAAACCACATACTGAACTGCAAAGTCTTCTCACAGAATTGGATCAAATAGACATTGACAAAAATCCATGTATCCGTGAAGCTAGGAGAAGATCTGTAGTTGACGTGCAGGCTGTGATCGCTTATCTTGACCTGAAGGAGTTTCTTGAAAAGGGAGATAACATGACGGAACAGCTAAGAGATGAACATCCGTCACTGAAGGCTATATGGGAGGTCCTAAGTCACTTGTCCGAATTTCAGAGGCAAGCCCTGTCTTTTGATGGAGCTAGAACTGACAAGAATTATGTGAGACTGGAAGAAATGCTCACAAAACAACTTCTAGCACTTGATGCTGTGGAAACCCAAGGGAATGACAGTGCTAAGGTTGCCAGAAAACAAGCAGTGAAGTTTGCACAGAATATTCTTAATTACCTAGACATGAAAACAGATGAATGGGAATATTAA